The Argentina anserina chromosome 3, drPotAnse1.1, whole genome shotgun sequence genome includes a region encoding these proteins:
- the LOC126786268 gene encoding peptide-N4-(N-acetyl-beta-glucosaminyl)asparagine amidase A, with protein sequence MATLFPLLFLLLQPLFSTANVHKLNQLRQELISQTISLNDTPPTLYFEVTKPIPVPETKPCSQLVLQHDFAYTYGKPPVFANYTPPSNCPSQSFSKIVLEWRATSKGRQFDRIFGVWLSGVELLRSCTAEPRTNGIVWSVEKDITRYYSLLQQNQTLAVYLGNLIDSTYTGVYHVNISFHFYPTEVGLDSYDRNVGDLASGYYSWADLILPISRNLPLTDGLWFEVENSTDTEVKEFKIPQNAYRAVLEVYVSFHENDEFWYSNPTNEYIAANNLTGTPGNGPFREVVVSLDGVIVGAVWPFTVVYTGGINPLLWRPITAIGSYDLPSYDIEITPFLGNILDGKSHKIGFNVTNALNVWYIDANLHVWLDKQSSRTQAQLVKHTSLPLAVSLVSDFEGLNGTFVTRASRSVSSTGWVKSSNGNITTQSVQGFSYINKMVMGNDGNLQTVDQNIHFNDTVLIETPDSAVHSLRSNKTFPLYVYTDFLEQEDGTYLLVTNVNLGFIEKRSATGGSGLLESSLRNLQNAEGNMVVKNNLVVSGVGSTEQVYRYHGGRFCYFRNVSSSNYTILYDEVETTCPKKAKSNFNFGLRRLWPFGTGFI encoded by the coding sequence ATGGCTACCCTATTCcctctcctcttcctcctccttcaaCCTCTCTTCTCCACTGCCAATGTCCACAAACTCAACCAGCTCAGACAAGAGCTCATCTCCCAAACCATTTCTCTCAATGACACCCCACCAACCCTTTACTTTGAAGTCACCAAACCCATTCCAGTTCCCGAAACCAAGCCTTGTTCCCAACTCGTTCTCCAACATGACTTTGCCTACACTTATGGAAAACCACCTGTCTTTGCCAACTACACTCCCCCCTCAAACTGCCCATCTCAGAGTTTCTCAAAGATTGTTCTTGAATGGAGAGCAACTAGTAAAGGAAGACAATTTGACCGCATTTTTGGGGTCTGGCTTTCTGGGGTTGAGCTTCTGAGGAGCTGCACAGCTGAGCCAAGGACCAATGGGATTGTCTGGAGTGTTGAGAAGGACATCACCAGGTACTATTCTTTGCTCCAACAGAATCAGACACTTGCTGTTTATCTTGGCAACTTGATTGATTCAACATATACTGGTGTTTACCATGTGAATATAAGCTTTCATTTTTATCCTACTGAGGTGGGTTTAGATAGTTATGATCGAAATGTGGGGGATTTGGCATCTGGGTACTATTCTTGGGCGGATTTGATTCTGCCCATTTCGAGAAATCTGCCTTTGACTGATGGCTTGTGGTTTGAGGTTGAGAATTCAACTGATACTGAGGTGAAGGAATTTAAGATTCCTCAAAATGCTTATAGGGCTGTGTTGGAGGTGTATGTTTCGTTTCATGAGAATGATGAGTTTTGGTATTCCAATCCTACTAATGAGTACATTGCTGCCAATAACCTTACTGGCACGCCTGGAAATGGGCCTTTTAGGGAGGTTGTGGTGAGTTTAGATGGTGTGATTGTTGGTGCTGTTTGGCCTTTTACTGTGGTTTATACTGGGGGGATCAATCCTCTTTTGTGGAGACCTATTACTGCCATTGGATCATATGATCTACCTTCTTATGATATCGAAATCACACCGTTTTTAGGGAATATATTGGATGGGAAGAGCCACAAGATTGGGTTTAATGTTACAAATGCCTTGAATGTTTGGTACATTGATGCAAATCTGCATGTTTGGTTGGACAAACAGAGCTCAAGAACTCAAGCACAGCTTGTGAAGCATACTAGTTTGCCCCTTGCTGTTTCACTGGTGTCGGATTTTGAGGGTTTGAATGGCACATTTGTGACAAGGGCAAGCAGATCTGTCTCGTCAACTGGATGGGTGAAGTCCTCTAATGGGAATATTACAACCCAGTCAGTTCAAGGTTTTTCCTACATTAATAAAATGGTCATGGGGAATGATGGGAATTTGCAGACAGTGGACCAGAACATCCATTTCAATGACACTGTTCTTATAGAGACACCAGACTCCGCTGTTCATTCTCTCAGATCAAATAAAACATTTCCCCTTTACGTGTACACTGACTTCTTGGAACAAGAAGATGGAACTTATTTGTTGGTGACAAACGTCAATTTGGGATTTATTGAGAAGAGAAGTGCTACTGGTGGTTCAGGACTCTTGGAGAGTTCTCTCAGAAATTTGCAGAATGCAGAGGGTAATATGGTTGTGAAAAACAATTTGGTAGTCAGCGGAGTCGGGAGTACAGAACAAGTATACAGATACCATGGTGGCAGATTCTGTTACTTTAGAAATGTGAGCAGCTCAAACTACACCATACTGTATGATGAAGTGGAGACGACATGCCCCAAAAAAGCCAAgtctaattttaattttggctTGAGAAGACTGTGGCCTTTTGGTACTGGATTTATTTGA
- the LOC126786271 gene encoding polynucleotide 3'-phosphatase ZDP, translating to MLPSFTFHVPFSKSIISSLIIHASPKPPFPNLSPIRFACHFSPKPSMSSSSSSTPTHVEAEYAKSGNSSCKKCSEPIENRALRLGTKDGRGYTKWHHLGCFSFGSESVASVELIHGFQALESSDQEALKVEFEKSKEEDSAVKKSSQNRRVREGDEAEVENLGEKVLKKSKGSSSAPTHVEAEYAKSGRSSCKKCSKPIENKALRLGLVTKDPRGFDSTKWHHLGCFSFGSDSVASVDKIKGFQSLKSSDQEALKNLAVEFEKCKKEDSNGEKNSQKQKVCEVDEDINEVGERGLKKAEVSDLAISFSASDVKDKYKDATLPPKWKAFQTIIFLERDDGLHDSSKIAAFDFDGCLANTDVRRVGADAWSFMYPSIPDKLRSLYEDGYKLVIFTNETNIERWKNKRQAAVDSKIGRLNNFIKEVKVPIQVFIACGPSQGEDPFRKPKPGMWHILKQHLNSGISIDMDQSFYVGDAAGRRNDHSDADLKFAEANGLKFYVPEDYFGV from the exons ATGCTTCCCTCCTTCACTTTCCACGTACCCTTCTCCAAATCCATCATCTCTTCCCTAATCATCCACGCCTCCCCAAAACCCCCATTTCCCAATCTCTCTCCCATTCGCTTCGCCTGTCATTTCTCCCCAAAACCCTcaatgtcttcttcttcttcttctactccGACCCATGTCGAAGCCGAGTACGCCAAGTCCGGCAACTCTTCCTGCAAGAAGTGCTCGGAGCCCATCGAGAACAGAGCTCTGAGGCTGGGCACCAAAGACGGGCGTGGCTACACCAAATGGCACCACTTGGGTTGCTTCAGTTTTGGGTCCGAGTCTGTTGCTTCggttgagttgattcatgggtTTCAGGCTCTGGAG AGTAGTGATCAGGAAGCTTTGAAGGTTGAGTTTGAGAAATCTAAAGAGGAG GATTCAGCTGTAAAGAAAAGTAGTCAAAATCGAAGG GTTCGTGAAGGAGATGAAGCTGAAGTTGAAAATCTAGGGGAAAAGGTTTTGAAGAAATCAAAG GGTTCTTCTTCTGCTCCAACTCACGTTGAAGCTGAGTATGCTAAGTCCGGTAGGTCCTCGTGCAAGAAGTGCTCAAAACCAATTGAAAATAAAGCTCTGAGGCTGGGGTTGGTCACCAAAGACCCGCGTGGTTTTGACTCGACCAAGTGGCACCACTTGGGTTGCTTCTCTTTTGGGTCTGATTCTGTTGCTTCGGTTGACAAGATCAAAGGGTTTCAGTCCCTGAAG AGTAGTGATCAGGAAGCTTTGAAGAATTTGGCcgttgaatttgagaaatgTAAAAAGGAG GATTcaaatggtgaaaaaaattctCAAAAACAAAAG GTTTGTGAGGTAGATGAAGATATAAATGAAGTAGGGGAAAGGGGTTTGAAGAAGGCAGAG GTATCCGATCTGGCAATATCCTTTTCAGCTTCTGATGTGAAGGACAAGTACAAG GATGCAACACTACCGCCTAAATGGAAGGCGTTTCAGACCATCATTTTTCTCGAAAGG GATGATGGTCTGCATGATTCAAGTAAAATTGCagcttttgattttgatggcTGTCTTGCAAATACTGATGTTAGGAG AGTAGGTGCTGATGCTTGGTCCTTTATGTATCCCTCAATACCTGATAAGCTAAGGAGCTTGTACGAGGATGGCTACAAGCTG GTGATCTTCACTAATGAAACCAACATTGAGCGCTGGAAAAATAAGAGACAAGCAGCTGTGGACTCAAAAATTGGACGTCTCAACAATTTTATCAAGGAAGTGAAGGTCCCAATTCAG GTTTTCATAGCATGTGGGCCGAGTCAAGGAGAAGATCCTTTCCGCAAACCGAAGCCGGGGATGTGGCACATTTTGAAACAACACTTGAATTCTGGCATTTCCATCGATATGGATCA ATCTTTTTATGTTGGTGATGCTGCTGGTAGAAGAAATGATCACAGTGATGCTGATCTCAAGTTTGCAGAG GCCAATGGTTTAAAGTTTTATGTCCCGGAGGACTACTTTGGAGTTTGA
- the LOC126786274 gene encoding uncharacterized protein LOC126786274 yields MARRVHTTEVGCIACEELGELGAGKEGWLVDNPNLLCAIDTHCIALANRSVIVVLGWAEPDHNRVKIRPELSPIEAEFVSAIEWLVFDEMRVVVAGTSAGYLLFYSLSGHLIHKQMVYPAKIIRLRVRGTKRDLSHDTSSEEVCVVMPGILARFDGNDIQNMLQQWFQETQSHFWDRHQRSDDLENSHGKLPYQLWSVSKYGSCADAAITGIMPPPLMEIQSSEHYFCGITVGEDAVISAFRLSEDKNRSFVGAILSKVVPATFSTLATFSKLLWRSEQTSPKKLDDKPQSFARASPLTCLKDFPRKGEKLTLSPSGTLAAITDSLGRILLLDTQALVIVRLWKGYRDASCLFTEMLVNKDTSASRSQYYEPTKSDYCLCLVIHAPRKGIIEIWQMRTGPRLRSFVCAKGSKILQPTYRFGSSVASPYVPLEVFLLNGDSGQISVLNRTL; encoded by the exons ATGGCGAGGCGGGTCCACACGACGGAGGTCGGCTGCATAGCCTGCGAGGAGCTCGGCGAGCTCGGCGCCGGAAAGGAGGGGTGGCTGGTGGACAATCCGAACCTCCTCTGCGCCATCGACACTCACTGCATCGCCCTCGCCAACCGCTCCGTGATCGTCGTTCTCGGGTGGGCCGAGCCCGACCATAACCGGGTCAAGATCCGACCCGAATTGTCACCGATTGAGGCGGAGTTCGTGTCCGCGATTGAGTGGCTGGTGTTTGATGAGATGCGGGTCGTCGTCGCCGGGACTTCTGCTGGTTATCTCCTCTTTTACTCTCTGTCTGGGCATTTGATCCATAAAcag ATGGTGTATCCAGCTAAGATTATACGGTTGAGGGTGCGTGGAACGAAGAGAGATTTGAGTCATGACACATCCTCGGAGGAGGTTTGTGTTGTTATGCCTGGAATTCTCGCTCGTTTTGATGGAAATGATATTCAG AATATGCTGCAGCAGTGGTTTCAGGAAACACAATCTCATTTTTGGGATCGACATCAGAGGTCTGATGATTTGGAAAATTCTCATGGAAAATTACCTTACCAGCTATGGAGTGTCAGCAAGTATGGGAGTTGTGCTGATGCTGCAATCACTGGCATAATGCCTCCGCCACTGATGGAAATCCAG TCAAGTGAACATTATTTCTGTGGAATCACTGTTGGAGAGGATGCGGTAATTTCAGCCTTCAG ACTTTCAGAAGATAAAAATAGGTCTTTTGTGGGAGCTATCTTGTCTAAAGTTGTGCCTGCAACATTTTCAACATTAGCCACATTTTCAAAACTACTTTGGCGAAGTGAACAGACTTCACCTAAGAAATTGGATGATAAGCCTCAATCATTTGCTCGAG CTTCTCCATTGACATGTTTGAAGGACTTCCCAAGAAAGGGTGAGAAGCTTACCTTATCACCTAGTGGCACATTGGCTGCAATTACGGATTCACTTGGTCGCATATTGCTGTTGGACACTCAGGCACTTGTCATAGTGCGACTGTGGAAG GGGTATCGGGATGCTAGCTGCCTATTCACGGAGATGCTGGTCAATAAAGACACATCAGCTTCTCGTTCCCAATATTATGAACCTACGAAAAGTGATTACTGTCTCTGCTTGGTTATTCATGCCCCTCGAAAAGGAATCATTGAG ATTTGGCAGATGAGAACTGGACCAAGGCTTCGAAGTTTTGTGTGTGCCAAAGGTAGCAAGATACTGCAACCTACTTACAGATTTGGATCGTCAGTAGCCTCTCCTTATGTTCCTTTAGAGGTTTTCTTGTTGAATGGCGACTCTGGTCAGATATCAGTTTTAAATCGAACTCTTTAA